GGCGGAAAAATTGATTTGGACAAACTCCCTATTGGCGACCCTACCCTTTCCGCAAAGGAAATTATGGGCAATGAAAGCCAAGAGCGCATGGGCTTGATAATTGGTGAGGAAAACATCCAGAAACTGAAGAAAGTTGCAGATCGCGAGCGTTCCCCAATGTATGAAGTGGGGAAAGTTACGGGCGACCAACGTTTCTGTTTCGAAAACGAAAATGGCGAAAAACCTATGGATTTCGCTTTGGAGGATATGTTCGGCAGTTCTCCAAAAACCATAATGAAAGACAAAACCGTAAACAGAAATTATAAAAATGCTGATTACGAAGTTTCGAAAATAAAAGATTACGTTGAACAAGTGCTTCAATTGGAAGCCGTGGCATGTAAGGACTGGCTTACCAACAAAGTAGACCGTTGCGTTACGGGGCGCGTTGCCAAACAACAAACTGCCGGGCCACTACAACTTCCGTTGAATAACTGCGGCGTAATGGCGTTGGATTACCACGGAAAAGAAGGTGTAGCCACGAGTATCGGTCATTCGCCATTGACAGCTTTAATTGACCCTGCCGCAGGTTCGCGCAATGCAATTACTGAAGCTTTGACCAATATTGTTTGGGCGCCGTTGAAAGATGGTTTAAAAAGTGTTTCGCTCTCCGCCAACTGGATGTGGCCCTGCAACAACGAAGGTGAAGATGCGCGTTTGTATGAGGCCGTAAAAGCAGTTTCAGACTTTGCAATTGATCTCGGAATCAATGTTCCCACAGGGAAAGATTCACTTTCGATGAAGCAGAAATACAAAGATGGCGAAGTAATTTCTCCTGGAACCGTGATTATTTCGGCGGCGGGAAATTGCAATGATATTAAAAAAGTTGTGGAGCCAGTTCTACAAAGAAATGGCGGCAGCATTTACTACATAAATATTTCACAGGACGATTTTAAATTGGGCGGTTCTTCCTTTGGGCAGATTTTAAATGCCATCGGAAATGAAGCCCCTACCGTGAAAAGTGCGGAATATGTAAAAACGGTTTTCAACACGCTGCAGGAATTAATTCGCGATGAAAAAATCCTTGCCGGGCACGATGTGGCCTCGGGTGGATTGATTACAACCTTACTGGAAATATGTTTTGCGGATGTGAATTTGGGAGCAGATTTGGATCTTTCAGGTTTGGGTGAAACTGATTTGGTGAAAGTATTATTTTCTGAAAACTGTGGGGTTGTAATTCAAGCTTCGGAAGATGCTTCGGTTGAAAAAATGCTCGCTGAAAATAATATTGATTTCAAAAAAATTGGAAGGGTTTCCGAAAACGAAACGCTTTCAATAAATAATAATTCAGAAAAATTACAATTCAGCATTTCAGAAATGCGCGATGTTTGGTATAAAACTTCATATTTGCTGGACAGAAACCAGAGTGGTGAAACACTTGCAAAAGAGCGTTTCAACAATTATAAAAATCAACCGCTGAAGTTTGTGTTTCCAAAGGAATTTAATGGAAGCCTCCCTGTCAGTTCGAGCGCAGTCGAGAACGCTACATTGAGACCTAAAGCAGCAGTTATCCGCGAAAAGGGTAGCAACAGCGAACGCGAGATGGCTTATATGATGCACCTTGCAGGTTTTGACGTTAAGGATGTGCACATGACCGACCTGATTGAAGGCCGTGAGGATTTGGAAGATATAAAACTGCTCGTTGCAGTTGGTGGTTTCAGCAATAGCGATGTGTTGGGAAGTGCCAAAGGTTGGGCGGGTTCGTTTTTGTATAACGAAAAGTCGAACACGGCTTTAAAGAATTTCTTTGCAAAGGAAGATACACTTTCCCTGGGCGTTTGCAACGGTTGCCAACTTTTTGTGGAACTCGGTCTTTTAAATCCTGAAGATGACGAAAAACCAAAAATGCTCCACAACGATACCGGAAAGTTTGAATGTGTGTTTACCTCTGTAAAAATTCAAGAGAACAATTCCGTGATGCTTTCCAGCTTTGCGGGAAGTACGTTGGGAATTTGGTCTGCGCACGGTGAAGGAAAATTCAGTTTTCCAAAAGCCGAAAGCCACTATAATATTGTTGCAAAATACGGCTACGATGCGTTACCTGCAAACCCAAACGGCAGCGATTTCAACACCGCAATGATAACAGATAAAACTGGTCGCCACTTAGTAATGATGCCGCATTTGGAGCGTTCTACTTTTCCTTGGAACTGGGCGTATTACCCAAAAGACAGAAAGAATGATGCGGTTTCACCGTGGGTCGAGGCCCTTGTGAATGCGCGAAAGTGGATTGAAAAAGCAAAATAAACCCGATTGGATTTTTGGATGTTTGGATTGTTTGATTTGGTTAACCGTCATTGCGAAGGAGCAACCAAAGAAGCCACTGCCTGTACTGAACTTGGCGAAGTGAAGCAGTCTGTGGTGTAGTTCTAATCATGATAACAAATAATCTCATGAGATTGCCACGCCTACCGGTCGCGCAATGACGGTTTTGCACATCATTGGAAACGTCATTGCAAAGGAGCGACCATAGGGGATGGACATAATAACAAGCCTCCTCCACCCCGTCCCGAATGTAAAAAATAAGTAAACAATGATGACAATTCCTCACCTGTTACGATGGTTTATAAAGCGAATCCTTAAACCATACCCTATGAAAACAAGAATATTACTTTTGTCCTTATTCCTTTCCCTTGCCTTAACAACAAACGCCCAAGATGGCACGTATGACCCCTCCTTTAACCAAGGTTCAGGTTTCTCCGGTTTTGTGTATGTCATAAAGGTTTTACCCAACCAGAAAATAATGGCAGGTGGTGAGTTTAGCCTATACAATAATACACCCGTCTCCAATCTTGTGCGTTTGAACAATGATGGTACCTTGGATGACACCTTTGTTACCGGCACTGGATTCAATAACGATGTGTACGCCATGGCCGTGCAAGCTGATGGAAAAATAATTGTTGCGGGACAGTTTACGGAATACAATGGCCAACCTGTCCAAAGGGTAGTCCGACTGCTGGCTGACGGAACCTTGGATACCGACTTTAATACCGCCAATGCCGCCGATGATAGCGTGTATGGAATTTTGCTGCAGCCCGATGGAAAAATAATTCTCTATGGCTATTTTGAGGCATACAATTCACAACTCTACAAAGGTATTGTACGTTTGAATACGGATGGCAGCATAGACACCTCCTTTAACACGGGCACCGGCACAGATAATGAAGTTTTGGCAGCGGTACTTC
The Aequorivita iocasae genome window above contains:
- the purL gene encoding phosphoribosylformylglycinamidine synthase → MIHFFGNVQNTVFAVQTHGNISEENTKKLEWLFGNQPKIAKSVLSPNATDFFVGPRAAMVTPWSTNAVEITQNMGIEGIIRIEEFHSNKVEKGTFDPMLSQKFSQLDQDIFDIHIKPEPILEIDDISEYNQKEGLALNAEEVEYLENLSKKLDRKLTDSEVFGFSQVNSEHCRHKIFNGTFEIDGKEMPSSLFKLIKKTSAENPNDIVSAYKDNVAFIKGPKVKQWSPKSGDKPDWYEEKDFESVISLKAETHNFPTTVEPFNGAATGSGGEIRDRLAGGKGSLPLAGTAVYMTSYSRLNEERPWEKGMKERDWLYQTPLDILIKASNGASDFGNKFGQPLIAGSVLTFEHDEKQDVTLSAVEGSRKLGYDKVIMLAGGIGYGKANQAIKGKPQEGNKIVVLGGDNYRIGMGGAAVSSADTGEFHSGIELNAIQRSNPEMQKRAANAIRAMVESDENPIVSIHDHGAGGHLNCLSELVEDTGGKIDLDKLPIGDPTLSAKEIMGNESQERMGLIIGEENIQKLKKVADRERSPMYEVGKVTGDQRFCFENENGEKPMDFALEDMFGSSPKTIMKDKTVNRNYKNADYEVSKIKDYVEQVLQLEAVACKDWLTNKVDRCVTGRVAKQQTAGPLQLPLNNCGVMALDYHGKEGVATSIGHSPLTALIDPAAGSRNAITEALTNIVWAPLKDGLKSVSLSANWMWPCNNEGEDARLYEAVKAVSDFAIDLGINVPTGKDSLSMKQKYKDGEVISPGTVIISAAGNCNDIKKVVEPVLQRNGGSIYYINISQDDFKLGGSSFGQILNAIGNEAPTVKSAEYVKTVFNTLQELIRDEKILAGHDVASGGLITTLLEICFADVNLGADLDLSGLGETDLVKVLFSENCGVVIQASEDASVEKMLAENNIDFKKIGRVSENETLSINNNSEKLQFSISEMRDVWYKTSYLLDRNQSGETLAKERFNNYKNQPLKFVFPKEFNGSLPVSSSAVENATLRPKAAVIREKGSNSEREMAYMMHLAGFDVKDVHMTDLIEGREDLEDIKLLVAVGGFSNSDVLGSAKGWAGSFLYNEKSNTALKNFFAKEDTLSLGVCNGCQLFVELGLLNPEDDEKPKMLHNDTGKFECVFTSVKIQENNSVMLSSFAGSTLGIWSAHGEGKFSFPKAESHYNIVAKYGYDALPANPNGSDFNTAMITDKTGRHLVMMPHLERSTFPWNWAYYPKDRKNDAVSPWVEALVNARKWIEKAK